The Diceros bicornis minor isolate mBicDic1 chromosome 8, mDicBic1.mat.cur, whole genome shotgun sequence genomic interval aaaaatggtaaattttaccacaaaaaaaaaatcgaaAAAAAATGCTAGTAGCAGATTTAGAACATGCTGCTGCATGGAAATTTGTGGCAGAATGGATTTATCTACCACCTCTGAAATATATGTTAcgcaaaagacagagacagaagaaACTCAGTAAAGACAAGGCATGGGGGAGAATTGCATCAAAGTCTAAGGTGACCTCGACAGTCACTCCAGTTCAGAGGTTTTTGAGGGGCATTCTCCACGAGGAGGATGCTGTACCACCTTCTCCACTCAAAAAATACAGAACAGAAAGCAGCTACTGTAGAATAAATGGCCTGTGGAAACCTTGACATTCTGTCTGCAGAGGGTGGAGAAAATTAGACTGATTAACAGGAGGTTGAGATTGAGGAAAATGCAAAGTTACTCCTTATATTGTGATATGCCCTGCTCCTAAGATAGAATGGAGGCTGTGTCCCTACAGAGAACCAGGTTGCCAGAATGCAGGAGTCAGAGcagaagtggaaaagaaaaataaagtggagaGGAAAAGTAAGGGAGAGGGCAGGTAACACAGGGTACCCCAGCTCAGAGCTCCACCCCCCAGCGCTGTAAGCAGGGTCGTATCTGAATTATTACACCAGAGCTCCTTCAGTCTACTCACAGGGAAAAGCACCGGTCTTACAGCAGGGGGACGACGTGCATCAGAAATACCGGTGGTGCTTTTTAAAATCCAGACCCCTGGATCCCACCATAgacctgaatcagaatctctggaggaaTAGGTGGTTGTTACAAGCTGCAACCACACTTATGCTCTGAAAACCTTTTCAAAGTCATCAGAAAGACTTAGCTGGCATTACAGAATTTATGCCACCATAAGTGACAACTTGGGCTGGGCAGCTGGCCATCACCGTGCTGTAGCCCTCCAAGAGGGGTTTTAAGGAGATCAGATGGATTATAGCTCTGATCCCAAGAGATACAAGACAGAGCACCTCATGGCATCTGTGGCAGATTGTGTTTTCCAGAGATGGCTGCAACAGAATCTCCTGTCCTTTATGCTCTTCAAGCACCTTGCCACACCCCATTAAGAGTTAGTTTCCGTCCCCTCCCCCTTGAACCTAGGTGGACTTTGCAACTGCCTCACCCAAGAGACTTCAGCAGAGGTGATGCTATATGACTTCTGAAGCTAGATCATAAAAATGTCATGCACTTCCATATTGTTCTCTTAAGAGGCTTGCCCTGGATGCCTAGCAACCGTATTATGAGGCAATCCAAGCAGCCTTTGGCATGGCTAGTGTGGAGAGGAACCCAGGTCACCCCAGGCTCAAGCTCTGGCTGAACTTCCAGCCAAGAGGCAGCACCATCTAGCCATGTGAGTGAATCATCTTGAAAGGCTATCCTACAGCCCCGAGTTGAGCTAACTGAGTTTGCATTGCATGAGCAGAGACAGGGTGTCCTGCCCAAATTGTAGACTCTTGAGCAGAAGAAATGActgttgttgtttaagccactaagcagCAACAGCTAACTCTGAACAGCATCCGTGGGAGGTGGGAAGTACGGATAATCATCACATACTCTGGAAAAGTGAGATGAATCCTCTTCTGCTGTTCTTTGCTTTGTCAATCTGTAAAGCTTCTACCTGTCTCCCCTCGTCTGCCCTCAACTACCTTCAAGGAGTTGCTGCTTCCTGCCTCTAGCAATTTACTTCTTATGTGCAGTAGCATTTAAGGAGGGTTTTGATATAATTGAAGGAAGTAGCCTGATATGTGGGAGGTTGTGGCATTTGAAATACACAGGATAAAGCACGATATCAAGAATGGGAGAATGAGACTAAATAACTATTCTCGGCTAGAtcaaagatttaagaaaaatCTCATTTATCATAACTTTTATGTACAAACACGTATAAAGTgtgttgtaattttctttttttgtgtgtgaggaagatcagctctgagctaacatccatgccaatcctctttttgctgaggaagtctggccctgggctaacatccgtgcccatcttcccctactttatatgggacgccaccacagcatggcctgacaagtggtgtgtcggtgcgcgcccgggatccgaacctgggccgccagcagtggagcacgagcacttcaccactatgccacggggccggccccctgtaatTTTCTAATAAGCTATATGGAAGACATACTATTTTGCTTACTGGCAGAATTCCATCCCTATCCTGCACCTTGGGGGCTGTGGTTCCTGGGACTAGAAAGCTGAGAAGGAACTAAATCACTCTGAGTAAGAAAGGTGTGTGGACTGCACCccgtgttcatggcagcattgttTACAGTAGCCAActcatggaaacaacctaagtgtccactgaaagacgaatggatagagaaaattaattaataataaaaattaattaataataaatacatattaattaatgataatgaaatattattcagccataaaaaaaaggaaatcctgccatttccgacaacctggatggaccttgagggcattatgctaagtgaaataagtcagacaaaaaaagacaaataccgtatgatctcacttatgcatggaatctaaaaaaacccccaaaaccaaactcatagatgcagagaacagattggtggttgccagaggtggtgggtgggtgggtgaaatgcgtgaagggggtcaaaaggtacaaacttccagttataaaataaataagtcctgggggtgtaatgtacagcatggtgactatagttaataatagtgtattgcatatttgaaagttgctaagagagtaaatcttaaaagttctcatgacaagaaaaaaattataactgtgtggtgatggatgttaaccacaattattgtggtgatcattttgcaatatatatatacacacaaacacacacacacatcaaatcattatattgtacacctaaaacaatacaatgttatatgtcaattatatctcagtaaaaaaaaaagctgcgTTAACTTGTGGGGGGGTGGTGGGGAAGAAAGGTATGTGGAGCCCCTGTGCTGGCTTGCTGCAGGAAATAGCTTTGGGGAGGATAGAAATGTCCCATGGGAGTTTTAATTAGGTGGTTTGCTGTAtgacatagttgtatgtcatagctgcacatccttctagttgctgtatgtgggacaccacctcagcatggccggagaagcagtgcgtcgtgtGCGCCCGGGggtccaaacccaggcctccagtagcggagcgtgcgcacttaaccgctaactcacggggccggcccctctcttttctttatataatctACGGTAAACTCTGCATTGCTCAGCAAGTACTTCCTGGATGGATTTACTTTATGGGGCTGTAAAGAAGTGCCAAATGCATTTCAGACTCCCAAAGGAAGGAAGCCACACTTTCCTGGGGTGAGGGGCCGCAGAGAGTAACACCTGGCCTCCCAGCGGAGGGAAAATCCAGAATAATAATACATAAAGGTAAAAATATAGAATAAAGAATCTCCATGTACTGGATAAAGacagcagattagtggttaccagaggggaagggggtgggaggttgggtgaaaggggtaaaggggcacatatatattgtgacagataaaaactagactattggtggtgagcacgatgcagtctatacagaaaccgaTATATAATAATGTCCACCTGACATTACACAATCTTGTAAACccatatgatctcaataaaaattaaaagaaaaaaaaagaatctccacGTACTCATCATTCAACTTTGACATTTGACAACCTtgggttcattttttaaaagaagcatgtTGTAATTTTCCATGAAGCACGAGAATTGTTgagcaaattaatttttttagtggCAGTCATCTTAGAGAACAGCaatggaaatatatttctttcaaaataaactggaaattaaaaatgttttgaagCCATTTGAAACCATCTGATCAGTGGAATTACTTTCTAAGATTTGAGGTGAGATAACACTTAATAGATGCAATATTTCATTCCAGCATTTTCTTTCACCACAATGTGAATTTGGCCtgtagaaataagaaaacaaaagaaaaaagaaagaataaatgaatgaaagaattaggattTATGCGTTCCACCTTTCTTTACACTATCTTGTTCCAAATATCAAAACTTCCATTCCACCCCTACCCTACTGCCAAAatgctacattttaaaaatcgACACCAAATAATGGCCCCTGGTTCAGTATAATCTATTAGGAAGAGTTGTGACCTCCAAGTAAGATTCAGATGAGTCTCCTAGGTTAGGGCCTCATTATGTTTCTTCCTTGAAAGTTTCGATGATTTACTCATCCACAGTATTTaataagtgcctactatgtgacaggcactgttgCTAGGTGGCTGGGTGAACCAAAAGAATGCTCTGTGATTGCCCGAGTTACCTTCTGTTACCAAATGTTGATGAATCATCAAACATGTGAAGGTAAGAGTCTCCAAAGGGCGGAGAAccgaaaacaatttttttcattgTCTGGATGACAAGACCAGTAAACTGCCACATTCTAATTCCCTTAGAGCTAGTTTGGCATCCAATTCTGAGTCAAATTGGTAACATAGGCCTTTAAGGAACGTTACTGCTTGGGAAGAAAGACAACAGTAAATTCTTGGGAGGTAGggtctaagaggaaaaagaatgaCGAGAAAACTCCCCATCTTGACTTTGCTTGAAAGTGAATAAAGCACTTCAGTCACTGAGGAAAAGCATTTACAAAGCAATCAGAAGACAAATACGAGGATACCAACATGGTACCAAAATGCAACATACTGAAGCGTGGTTCATGCAGAGGACATTATTTTGTGCTGCTTGTGGCAAAACAGCTTAGTGAGACAGACAGCACCAATGTCAACCAATCATACAGATGAACGTACCATCCTGATCAAACACTGTCAAAGACCTCTTGGGAGACAGGAGTTTTACAGAGAATAGCCATTTCCAGGTGATAACTAAACTTTGATGACAAACTCCATGGGGATTTGCAACAAGAGATTGAAAGACAAGACTGAGTAAGCCATTGCCCTCTTGCCTGAGAGAAACAGGAAGAATTGAGAAGATTAAAAATGTGACTAGGAGAGCTTAGGAAACTAGGTGAATGACTGGCTGCCCAACTTTGACAATACAGTCACCAAAAAGTCAGTAATTCTTCTTTATAGTGGGGGCTTTGGGAATTTTGGATAACTGAATGAATTGTCCACACTTGGTTTATGGAGACTAAAATAGCTTCCCACTACTTTGGAGAATGAACTGGTAGTTTAATATTGTGGTGTAGACAAGAACATACAACTAGGTACATTACACAGTCACACTTAGTATAACATCTCAATTGGTTGCTGTTGGTAGCAGTGGACCTGAAATCTAGGCTTAGGGAAATGAATGTCTGGCCACGCACATATCTCTACTACCTTAAATCATGGTGTGTTAAGATAGGCATGGTTGATGTGTGGCACGTGGATTTGTTACGTCACACAGCCACTCTACCTGTGGCAGTCATCCTAACAAATCACAGAATTCTTCCCTATTCAAGCAGGCTTAACCATCTCAACCCAGGCTCTTGGAAGCCGACTTCCAAGATTGGTGTAGGCTGgcaattaaaaatcattttccctcGCTTTGTTAAGGGATATTTCATGTATCTGTGACAGAGtaccaaggaaataaaagacatctttgAGAATTTGTTTTAATACTCATAAATCAAAGAATTCCCACCAACTTACCAAACACCTTTTAGAAAGCattcattgcttttcttttttcaatatctCGCTTGAGTTGACAAAGGGTGCAAGTAGGGAAAAATGTCAGGCATAGGCAATCATTGCAAATAGATCCCTgttaaaacacaaacaaatggatCAAGATGTAGCCTATAAATATAGTCACACAATTCCTTGCATTTGTATAGCTTTTCAAACCTCTTTAAAATGTACGTTTTATGTTACTTGTTTATCATGAGAATTCTGtgacattatccccatttttctgaTGACCCAGCAAAGTTAAATAACTAGCTAAGATCACATAACAAATTGGTGGCAGAACGTGGTCTTTCTCTTCTCAAGCAAGTGATTTTTTCCTAATATTACAACATTTCAAATGATCTGCAGGTTGCAACCGTAGCCCCAGTCCTCTATCTGTTCTGGAATGGTTCCCTTTAAAGCCTGTTGTGTAATGCACCAATTTTTCTATAGTTTGTGAGTAGTGCCAGACCTGGCCTCACCTTGTATCCCTCTAGCCATTTTTGTTGACATCTCGCATGTTTATTCTGCAAGGGAGGAAGTCCAGAGCGAGGGAGGGATATAAATtacagggaaaagaaagaagggaatgaATAGTGTTTGGAAAAGCCACAGAATGGGCTACTTTGCACGGTTCTGAGGGCCCTCTCCCTGGAAGGATCCAGTTGGGTCCTCAGTGACCCTCTGGTCGAGATGCCCCTGAAGAGAGTCCTGTTCTGCACAGGGGGCACTGGGTGATCCAGGGGGTTCTAGTCTGACAACCAGGTTCTATGACTGTGTGTCTTGACTGATTGAAATAATTTTGAACTCCATTTTTTGGTagcacttattttaaaaaatgttgagtTTAATCCGATTCCCAATTTACAGTGtgagctgagagagagaaagagagatttctATAGTAGATTCAGTTTTTAAGGGTTAGGAGCTCCTAAGTGGTGAGATTATGAGtgatttatttttcatgaaaCTTTTTTTCCATTGCTACAGTGATTTTGATTCTCTTCTGACAGGGTAAGCATGTGGGACAAAGAGTGGACAAATAAATAGCAACATTAAAAATCTTCTAATGTTGTATCCCTCATCAGATGGAGGAATAGACATGCAGCTTGAAGACAACTCAGTCTCttagccttctcttttttcctgttaGATAATCCAAATTCCTTTAACCCTTCCTTATAGTActtgtttttttcagtctttaattcgttatttactttttattctttttatcttttaaatcttCATTAaaccaacatttactgaataTATATAACATGccacaaggaagaaaatattctcatttgATAAAGAGTTAATTACTTTTCTGTTCCAACATGTCTATGTCTTTTAGCTCAggtaggtttttttttatttttttggtgaggaagactggccctgagctaacatgtgtgtaacatcagtgcccatcttcgtctattttgtatgtgggacgccaccacagcatggcttgatgagcagtgcattggctggtgcccgggatctaaaccctcGAACCcaggactgccaaagcagagcaggcgaacttaaccactatgccaccgggccggcccctacctcaGGTagttttcagggggaaaaaaaatcccactaTTACTTGCTGAGAAATCTAGAGAAACCTATAGAAAACACACCTGATCCTAAGTCTGTTTCATAATGCAGATATAGGgaatagagagaagaaaaaactctCCTTTTTCAAAGTGAGAGGAAATGAATTATAGGTTTATAACACACTGAAGTTAACAAGGGACATAAATGCCTTGACCAGAACAGTTGCTCGGGAAACAGATGGCAGAAATAAAGATTCTGAGTTCGCCACTCTGTTTGGTTAAAGGGGATGGTGCTTCACTTGTTTGGAAACTGTGAAAAAAGAAGTCTTGTTTTGAGCACTATATACAGAATCGTTGACTGAGTGGATAAATGAATGGCTTGTGGTACATGGCTGAATACACACCTACTCAGGTAGGCAAGATGGGAAAGTGGGAACAACTAGACCTTTGGAGTTAGTCAGAATAAACTTGAGTCCAAATTCCAGCATTTATGGGTTCTGTGACCTTaagcctttctctttctctttccatatCTACAAAGTGGAGACTAGAATCCTTGCAACACAAAGAGTTTGTAAGTGGTAAAGAGCAAATATATGTCGAAATAATATCCTAGCACATGGTAGTGCAATCAgtgtttgtttcctttctttctccttctcgcCCACAGAGGCTGTGCCCCTGGCCAAAGGGATTCTCTCTTGGCTGTGTCCATGAAGGGAGGGGCGGATCAGAGAGGCTGCACTGTAGCAGCCCTGTAGAAGTTTGTATAGATGTGAAAGAGAAACAAAGCAGAGAGTCTGAATTATACAAATCGGTCTGAGGAATTACTAGCCATTTTAGAGGCTGTTCTAAGGAGCAAGAATAGAGATACATTGTCTATAAATATACTTGTTTAATGTATGCTGAGGAAATTTACTACATCATAAAACCCTAGACCTAGCAGTGACCTTAGAAATCATCTTGCACAACTTCCTCgtgacagataagaaaactgatgcCGCCAAATGACTTCTTAGAGAGTCCAAAAATTAGTTTTTTGCTGAGCTGTTCCCAGAACCTTTATCTCCAGCACCCAGGTAAGCACCCTTTCCTTTATACCATTTTGGGGTCATGGACCACTTTGAGAATCTCACCATCACATCCGTATACATAACTACATACACATGACACTTTCCATACAATTTCAGGAAGTTCATGGTCCAGTCACAGAGTTAAGAGCCCCTGTGTGTTATGCTGCCTTAGGAGAGCAACCAAGTCAGATGGCTGAACCAAACGAGAAATGAAACCAGGGCCCTGAACACATCCCTGCCCTGAGAAAACTGTCTAGTCATTTTCTGACAtgagaacaaaaataataacagttatttattgagaacttattacttgccaggccctgtgctaagcccTTTCCACGCATTAACTCCTGTAACTCTTACTATACCACCACGGGGGAGGTAGATaaaattattaccattttatcaATGAGAGAGCCAAGGCTTAGGAAGGTTAACAACTTGTTCTCGGTCACATGGGACCAATGAGTGAGGCAAAGGCTAAGTTTTCAGGAACAAGAATCCATTATGTCACTTCTTTGTTTAACACTTTTCAGTGGCTTCCCAGCTCACTCAGTAAAAGCTCAAGTTTTTATAGTGGTCTGCAAGGCCCTGAAAGGTCTAACTCTTGCTAATGCTCTGACGTCATCTTCTGTtactcctctccccctcccctacacGCTCCATTCCTGCCTCTCTGGCTGCTTGCTGTTTGTGGAACATTTCAGATAAGCTCTACCTCAAGGCCTTGACTCTAGctcattcctctgcctggacATTCCCCTTATGGGTCATCCTTTTAGATCTTTACTTTCTTACTGAGGTCTTTCCTGATAACCCTATTTAAAATTAGAACCCTTCAACACTCTGGTCCtcttccttgctttatttttctctgtagcacTTATCAACATCCCATGTATTATGCTTTCACTTAGTTGTATTGTAGCTGTCTTCTCCCATTAAACAGTAAACTCTACCGTTGACAACCATGACAGTGAGGGTTGATTCAGGCAAGACTCTTCAATGGATGTTAGAACTAGTGGTGGAGGTTTGGTgaggaacaggatatttacatCTCTGTACAAGGTCCTTATCCGTTATAAAGGGGAAAATAgcaactttatagtggagaatcCTGGCAGACACCATCTTAACCAAGTAATCAAAGTTAATATCACCCATAAAGGGATCAATCGATGTCATGTGCTTTCTGATATGATGCATAGCAAACAGCATTGCTTCTGTGGAGTTTCTGCCCAAAATGTATAACCTaagtctaatcatgaggaaacatttgACAAACCAAAGTGAGGGAtggtctacaaaataactgatgtgtagtcataaaaaagaaaagaaaagacaagactgagaaactgttcaTATTGTAGGAGACTAAACAGGCATGACAACTGAACACAATGTGTCATCCCagattgattttcttttcatctaaagaatgtcattgggataaTCGGTgaagtttaaataagatccaTGGATTAGCTAGTAGCATTAATGCTAAATTCTggattttgataattgtattgtggttattaagagaatgtccttgtttttgaGAAATACACGCTAAAACAGAGGTAATGGCATCGTTTGTGATTTACTCTTAgatgattcagaaaaaaatagaatagatagatagatgatagaggaaagtgaagaaataaagcaaatgtggcaaatttTTAGTATTTGGGGAATATGGTGTTCAGGAAGTCTGTACcatttttgcaaattttctttaggtctgaaattatgttaaaataaaagtctcaaaaaaaaaagaacataagcGTCATGAAAATGCACTTTGATTTCCTTTGTTCACCGATGTGTCTCCAGCACCTGCAATAGTACTTGGCACATTCTGTGTACCCAGTAAATCcctgtggaatgaatgaacacTGGCTTATGAGTCACCCAGGAGGCAGATGTGCCAGCTATTGAGGGGATCCACTTCAcactcttttgtttttgtttctgtgaggaagatcagctctgagctaacatccaatgccaattctcctctttttttgctgaggaagactggccctgggctaacatctgtgcccatcttcctccactttatatgggacgccgccacaacacggcctgacaagcggtgcgtcggtgcatgcccgggatccaaacctgggccactgcagcggagcacgtgcacttaaccgctacgccacggggccggcccctacacacCCATTTTTACCCAAGGCTTTCTAAGAAACTGTCACCAACCCTGCAGATTTGCCAGGTCCTCTCTGTGACTCCGAGTAAAGCCAGTAGAGGCTAAGGGCCCTGTGCTGGCCTCCACGCCTCATCTACTCACCTCCAGCAACTTTttcagagacaataaaaagattttattaCTAATGTATTCCAGAGTATAGATAGCTGCATGGCCCCTGTAAATCACTAAAAAATTTAGGACAGTAGTGGAGaaaaggccagccctggtggtctagtggttaagattcagcactctcacccctgtggcctgggttcatttctggtcagggaaccacaccaccaatctgttggttgtcatactgtggcggctgcgtgttgctgtgatgctgaaagctatgccaccggtatttcaaataccagcagagtcacccatggtgacTGTccaccatggtggacaggtttcagtgaagcttccagactaaaaTAGAGTacgaagaaggacctggccacccacttcggaaaaagttggccatgaaaaccctacaaATAGCAGCGgagtattgtctgatatagtgccagcaggtaagaggatggcgcaaaaataCCAGGCTGGGtgccgctctgctgtacacaggggtgctaggagtcggaatcgacttGATGTCACCAACAACAAGTGGACTAGGGTCAAGCCATGAAGGTGAGGAGGGCAATCATGGAGATCCAGTCATACTGGAGGAAAGCCCTCAAGGTGTCTGGGCTACCACCTCACAGTGGACACTTGGGTGACTTACCGGGATGCCATATCGGGTCCGATACATGGTCCTCATGGCAACACTTCCACCCCACAGGCAGCATTCGTTCATGTCAGAGGCGATCTGACATGAAAGGCACAGGGGAAAGAAAGTCCCACAGAGGCCTGAGTGCAGGGTGAAACACACAGAGGAATTAGTCAAAGTCATCATGGTTTCAACTAAATCACTTGGCTTTGAAAAGGATGCTCGCTCAGGTAATGGCCTTAGTGGACACTCTGAGAAAACAATGTGGTCATCTGGCTTTATGTGTTGCTTCTAGAGCCTACTGTCCAGGAGTTGAAGAAATTTGCATGTCATTATACTAGGTCAGATTTAATTGCAAAAGCTCCTGCTTTGCCAATCTGAGCATTTTCAAATTATCTTTCTTCCCTGCCCTTGATTACATTTGAGTCATGCTTGCATAGGAAGTTTGTGGCGTCAGAATGTCTGGGAGGACGACTGAAAACTATGGTAGGGTGTTGAGGGTCAGAAAATGCTCAGTGGAGAAATCATTAGGATCAAAGTGAGAAAAGCAGTAAGGAATAGATTCTAGATGGTAGTTTGGGCAAAGAGTAGAGCCCTGTTACCGTTATGAGGATGGAAGCAAGTGGAAGTTATGAGATATTGGCATCAAAAGCTTAAAAGCCTATTGCAATTTCACTTGAAAGAATCTGTATGAGACAAAAACAAGCCTAAGAAAATAGCAATAAATGGAAACTGTTCTCAAATATGCTCTGAGAACAAGTGTATTTCGAAAAGCTCTGGGGTGGAGTTTTGATATGGCTGTACCCTAGATAAGATAAGACAGTCTGTGGTTTTTGATTGATTGTTTTAAGCAAAAGGCTATTTCCAATGAACTTGGAACTTCCATTATACACAAAAACGGAGGCTTTTTCTTAGAGACAGTGGAAAGACGAGCTgcacagaaaatgtctccagctCATGGCAATAGACTCTGAAATAAGGAAAATTTTCTCACACAAAAGTGTGTTTCATAGTGTAAAAGAATTAGAAGTCAGTAAAGCTAAAAACCTGCAATGCTTCCCGAAATGGAACAATCCCAAGAGGCCAAGAATATCAACAAATGCTGGAAAACACAGAGTCAGTGCTGTAGGAAACGGCAGGGGTACATGGAAGACAAACTGGAGAAACATGTCAAGAAATGAGGGTACTTAAGAGGTGAaaaatgtagtggttaagtgcgtgtgctccgcttcggaggcccggggttcgcaggcccaGTCCTGGGtgcacctatgcaccacttgtcaagccatgctgtcacagcgtcccatataaagtagaggaagatgggcacagatgttagcccagggccagtcttcctcagcaaaaaaaagaggaggattgacatcggatgttatctcagggctgatcttcctcacaaagaaaaaaggaggggaaaaatgttaacagtgtttGATCTAGACAAGAATCACAAACTCAAGGCCAGGCAGGTGAAATAAATGAGTGCAATAGgttggaaaaaacacaaaatagacAATAATGGATGGTGGACATAAATGTGGCAAACTGCAGGGTGAATATCCCTTCTCCTGGGGCTGGCAGCAGCTGACCCCTGCCACGTGAGAAGGAGGACTCCTCTTTccagattttccaaattttcaagaGAAGTTGAAAATCTGGATTGGAAAgcaagatttttatgtgaaatctgatttttatgtttcccactattttaaaattaatacgtCAAGAGGATTCATGATGCTCAGCACAAACAAAACATATCTAGTGGCTAAATCCGCCCATGGGTTTCCAGCTTGTGACTTCCAAGTTAGAGAATAAAATATGGAACTCTGTGAGAGGATAAATAAATGGTTTTCATGATGTCAGCAACGTGCATTATTGTGGTCAAGGGGAAAACGGTAACTGTGCACTTACAAATCGCCATGTCGTCGAAGCAGTCAAAGACGCCACTTTGCCACTCACTAGCCGTCGCACCCCCTGCGCCAAATCTTGGCTGCGTAACAACTGGATTCATTTTTAAAGCTAAGCTCGAAAGGGCACTGCCtgtgaaaacaaaaccaaaaaaatattcAACCCCTAACTATCAGTTGGATGTAATGTAGATACCAATTGAGAAGACATTTCTTCACACCTCTCTGCTTAGGGGTGGTCACGTTCAATTAATTTAGCATAACATTCCAGACTATTGTCAATATTggggaattaaaaatataaaggaaagggGATGAGGGTTCTTTTCTcaggttttgtgggttttttgatttgtttttgccCCTTtcaccaatctctctc includes:
- the LOC131409750 gene encoding placenta-specific gene 8 protein-like; its protein translation is MNPVVTQPRFGAGGATASEWQSGVFDCFDDMAICLCGTFFPLCLSCQIASDMNECCLWGGSVAMRTMYRTRYGIPGSICNDCLCLTFFPTCTLCQLKRDIEKRKAMNAF